Genomic segment of Lusitaniella coriacea LEGE 07157:
CGAAGTGGACGCGATCGTACACGTCGTTCGATGTTTTGATAGTGAAGATATTATTCACGTCTCCGGTTCTGTCGATCCAGTACGGGATATTGAAGTTATTAATTTAGAATTGGCTTTAGCCGATTTATCTCAAATCGAACGCAGAATCGATCGCGTTCGCAAGCAAGCCAAAAATAATAAAGATGCAAAGATAGAACTCGACATCTTAGAAAAACTCAGCGAAGGCTTAAACGAAGAAAAAACCGTTCGACAAATTGAATTAACAAAAGAAGAAAAAGAACCCATTAAAAACTTAGGTTTGCTCACCCAAAAACCTGTTATTTACGCCACAAACGTATCTGAAGATGATTTAGCCAGTGGCAATCAATGGGTAGAAGAAGTGCGAAAAGTTGCCGCCAGTGAAAATGCAAAAGTTGTTATTATTTCCGCGCAAGTTGAATCGGAATTAATTGAACTTCCCGAAGAAGAACGCGCCGACTTTCTCGAATCTCTCGGCGTAGAAGAAGGCGGACTGAAATCCCTCATTCGCGCCACATACGAACTCTTGGGACTGCGTACCTATCTAACCACAGGTCCCAAAGAAACTCGTGCTTGGACAATTATTTCAGGAATGACTGCACCCCAAGCCGCAGGAGTCATTCACACGGACTTTGAAAGAGGGTTTATTCGTGCTGAAACAGTGGATTACAAAGATTTAGTCACAACAGGTTCGATGAGTGCGGCAAAATCAAAAGGATTAGTTCGCAGCGAAGGCAAAGAATATATTGTCAAAGAAGGGGATGTGATGGAATTTCTTTTTAACGTTTAAGACTCTGATTCACTTAGAGCCAGTAGGGTGGGTTAGGTGGCAATTCGATGGATATCTCCTCATTGACCTTTATCTCTCACCGTAACCCACCAAAAAACGTTCAAGCACCTTAACAGATGGATTTACGCCTGATGTGAATTGCCTAAAATCCTTCAGGGGTAAAGGGGAATTCTCCGAGTCAATCGCGGTTGAGTCAGGGTTTTAGTTTCTAATATACATTAAGCGTGAATTTTAGAAATCAGCTCTCACATTAGCCGAGTAGTATAGTTTATTAGTTGGGCTACTCTTCAATTAGTTTGAAGACTCAACAAATCTCTGAATTGCCCTCAAATACGAATCCTTCCCCGGTTGATAAATTCTAACGTGTTCGGCTCCATCAATAAGCAAAAAGTGCTTCGGTTCTGGTGCGACGGCGTATAGCTGTTGGCTCATTTCCGGAGGCACAACAGAATCGGCACTTCCATGTAAAAACAGAACCGGAACTTTCAACGAACTAATTTTGGAGAGTGAGTCAAATCGTTCGCTTAAAATCAAATCCATAGGAATCACTCGCGAGAACGCTTTTTGTCGAACCGCTTCAGCCATTGAAGTGAACGAACTTTGTAAAATGAGTCCGCTAGCTTCAGGATGCTTTACAGCCAAATCCAATGCAATTGCACCTCCAAGAGATTCGCCATAAATCAGAATTTGTTCGGGAGGAGTATTACGAACAT
This window contains:
- the ychF gene encoding redox-regulated ATPase YchF, encoding MLRAGIVGLPNVGKSTLFNALVANAKAEAANFPFCTIEPNVGVVSVPDERLGVLAKLSKSKQIVPTRMEFVDIAGLVKGASQGEGLGNQFLANIREVDAIVHVVRCFDSEDIIHVSGSVDPVRDIEVINLELALADLSQIERRIDRVRKQAKNNKDAKIELDILEKLSEGLNEEKTVRQIELTKEEKEPIKNLGLLTQKPVIYATNVSEDDLASGNQWVEEVRKVAASENAKVVIISAQVESELIELPEEERADFLESLGVEEGGLKSLIRATYELLGLRTYLTTGPKETRAWTIISGMTAPQAAGVIHTDFERGFIRAETVDYKDLVTTGSMSAAKSKGLVRSEGKEYIVKEGDVMEFLFNV
- a CDS encoding alpha/beta hydrolase, with protein sequence MLPSASDFNLPYEDVWIPIAGSQERLHGWWIPSASPQEKFSVVSDEPRQILKSPKVMLYLCGVGRNMGDYNYLARVAAFRQLGFSVLVFDYRGYGRSQGNFPKESQLYEDSQSAWNYLRNVRNTPPEQILIYGESLGGAIALDLAVKHPEASGLILQSSFTSMAEAVRQKAFSRVIPMDLILSERFDSLSKISSLKVPVLFLHGSADSVVPPEMSQQLYAVAPEPKHFLLIDGAEHVRIYQPGKDSYLRAIQRFVESSN